A portion of the Echeneis naucrates chromosome 5, fEcheNa1.1, whole genome shotgun sequence genome contains these proteins:
- the cdk18 gene encoding cyclin-dependent kinase 18 isoform X1, which produces MNKMKNFKRRFSLSVPRTETIEENEFTEQINQLNIQHTQGLTPDRLGPPSQDASPVSPEPTTPGAQSPSHLHFHSKAQHRRFSLQDVSKRMSLPMDIRLPPEFIKKLQLESEHSPLCKPLSRMSRRASLSDIGFGKLETYVKLGKLGEGTYATVFKGRSKLTENLVALKEIRLEHEEGAPCTAIREVSLLKNLKHANIVTLHDIIHTDRCLTLVFEYLDSDLKQYLDSCGNLMSMHNVKIFMFQLLRGLSYCHKRKILHRDLKPQNLLINDKGELKLADFGLARAKSVPTKTYSNEVVTLWYRPPDVLLGSTEYSTPIDMWGVGCILYEMATGRPMFPGATVKEELHLIFRLMGTPTEETWPSISSNEEFRSYLFPQYRPQGLLNHVPRLDTEGIDLLSALLLYDTRSRISSEAALRHSYFLSLGDNIHNLADTASVFSLREVQLQKDPGHRSSVFQPLGRGKNRRQSIF; this is translated from the exons ATGAACAAGATGAAGAACTTTAAAAGGCGTTTCTCTTTATCTGTCCCTCGCACTGAGACCATTGAGGAGAATGAGTTCACAGAGCAGATCAACCAGCTCAACATTCAGCACACTCAGG gcTTGACTCCAGACAGACTGGGACCTCCATCTCAAGATGCTAGTCCAGTGAGTCCTGAACCAACCACACCAGGAGCTCAGTCTCCATCCCATCTCCACTTCCACAGCAAGGCCCAACACAGACGCTTCTC GCTGCAGGATGTCAGTAAGCGGATGTCCCTGCCAATGGACATCCGCCTGCCTCCAGAGTTTATcaagaagctgcagctggagagTGAACACTCACCGCTCTGTAAACCTCTCAGTCGTATGTCCCGACGTGCTTCACTG TCTGACATAGGATTTGGGAAACTGGAGACCTATGTGAAACTTGGGAAACTGGGTGAG gGGACGTATGCCACAGTCTTCAAAGGGCGAAGCAAGCTAACAGAGAATCTGGTGGCACTGAAGGAGATACGACTGGAACACGAGGAGGGAGCACCATGCACTGCAATCAGAGagg TGTCTCTTCTCAAGAATCTGAAGCACGCCAATATCGTCACACTTCATGACATTATCCACACCGACCGCTGCCTCACTCTGGTGTTTGAGTATCTT gatagTGACCTTAAGCAGTATTTGGACAGCTGTGGGAATCTCATGAGCATGCACAATGTCAAG ATCTTCATGTTCCAGCTGTTGCGGGGTCTGTCCTACTGCCACAAGAGGAAGATCCTCCACAGAGACCTAAAGCCTCAGAACCTGCTCATCAATGATAAGGGAGAGCTCAAACTAGCTGACTTTG GTCTGGCCAGAGCCAAGTCTGTGCCCACTAAAACCTACTCCAACGAGGTGGTAACTCTGTGGTACAGGCCCCCTGACGTGCTGCTGGGCTCGACTGAGTACTCCACACCCATTGACATGTG GGGTGTGGGCTGTATCCTATATGAGATGGCAACAGGTCGACCCATGTTTCCTGGAGCCACTGTAAAGGAGGAACTACATCTTATATTTAGGCTGATGG GCACTCCAACAGAGGAGACTTGGCCTAGTATCAGCAGTAATGAGGAGTTTAGGTCCTACCTCTTCCCCCAATACAGACCTCAAGGTCTACTCAACCATGTGCCCAG GTTGGACACAGAGGGGATTGACCTGCTGTCAGCTTTGCTGCTG TACGACACCAGGAGCAGAATCTCATCTGAAGCTGCTCTACGACACTCTTACTTCCTCAGTCTGGGGGATAACATACACAATTTGGCAGACA cTGCCTCAGTGTTTTCCCTCAGAGAAGTTCAGCTCCAGAAGGACCCTGGCCACCGCAGTTCTGTTTTCCAGCCTTTGG GTCGAGGAAAGAATCGGAGACAAAGCATCTTCTAG
- the cdk18 gene encoding cyclin-dependent kinase 18 isoform X2 has product MEDVSKRMSLPMDIRLPPEFIKKLQLESEHSPLCKPLSRMSRRASLSDIGFGKLETYVKLGKLGEGTYATVFKGRSKLTENLVALKEIRLEHEEGAPCTAIREVSLLKNLKHANIVTLHDIIHTDRCLTLVFEYLDSDLKQYLDSCGNLMSMHNVKIFMFQLLRGLSYCHKRKILHRDLKPQNLLINDKGELKLADFGLARAKSVPTKTYSNEVVTLWYRPPDVLLGSTEYSTPIDMWGVGCILYEMATGRPMFPGATVKEELHLIFRLMGTPTEETWPSISSNEEFRSYLFPQYRPQGLLNHVPRLDTEGIDLLSALLLYDTRSRISSEAALRHSYFLSLGDNIHNLADTASVFSLREVQLQKDPGHRSSVFQPLGRGKNRRQSIF; this is encoded by the exons ATGGAG GATGTCAGTAAGCGGATGTCCCTGCCAATGGACATCCGCCTGCCTCCAGAGTTTATcaagaagctgcagctggagagTGAACACTCACCGCTCTGTAAACCTCTCAGTCGTATGTCCCGACGTGCTTCACTG TCTGACATAGGATTTGGGAAACTGGAGACCTATGTGAAACTTGGGAAACTGGGTGAG gGGACGTATGCCACAGTCTTCAAAGGGCGAAGCAAGCTAACAGAGAATCTGGTGGCACTGAAGGAGATACGACTGGAACACGAGGAGGGAGCACCATGCACTGCAATCAGAGagg TGTCTCTTCTCAAGAATCTGAAGCACGCCAATATCGTCACACTTCATGACATTATCCACACCGACCGCTGCCTCACTCTGGTGTTTGAGTATCTT gatagTGACCTTAAGCAGTATTTGGACAGCTGTGGGAATCTCATGAGCATGCACAATGTCAAG ATCTTCATGTTCCAGCTGTTGCGGGGTCTGTCCTACTGCCACAAGAGGAAGATCCTCCACAGAGACCTAAAGCCTCAGAACCTGCTCATCAATGATAAGGGAGAGCTCAAACTAGCTGACTTTG GTCTGGCCAGAGCCAAGTCTGTGCCCACTAAAACCTACTCCAACGAGGTGGTAACTCTGTGGTACAGGCCCCCTGACGTGCTGCTGGGCTCGACTGAGTACTCCACACCCATTGACATGTG GGGTGTGGGCTGTATCCTATATGAGATGGCAACAGGTCGACCCATGTTTCCTGGAGCCACTGTAAAGGAGGAACTACATCTTATATTTAGGCTGATGG GCACTCCAACAGAGGAGACTTGGCCTAGTATCAGCAGTAATGAGGAGTTTAGGTCCTACCTCTTCCCCCAATACAGACCTCAAGGTCTACTCAACCATGTGCCCAG GTTGGACACAGAGGGGATTGACCTGCTGTCAGCTTTGCTGCTG TACGACACCAGGAGCAGAATCTCATCTGAAGCTGCTCTACGACACTCTTACTTCCTCAGTCTGGGGGATAACATACACAATTTGGCAGACA cTGCCTCAGTGTTTTCCCTCAGAGAAGTTCAGCTCCAGAAGGACCCTGGCCACCGCAGTTCTGTTTTCCAGCCTTTGG GTCGAGGAAAGAATCGGAGACAAAGCATCTTCTAG